One segment of Chthoniobacterales bacterium DNA contains the following:
- a CDS encoding proteasome accessory factor PafA2 family protein, whose amino-acid sequence MDRVAGIETEYGCLVSGEEGRAHTDAWPVRVKNYLFRKAQAGAIDLHYRDYEEPPGNGGFLLNGGRLYLDMGHIEYASPECLHLRDVITYDLAGDHLLQSALEALDAVERVSFIKNNVDHNTGATFGCHENYLMKREAQFTPPVLGTLLAFLATRQIFTGAGRVGQANPLAFDFQLPQPEVQVDFQLSQRADHIVNDIYQWVQFNRAIINARDEPLADYRKYRRLHLLIGDSNMSPFATALKIGTTACVLSLLEEGRLPKNLILADAVQSTRDVSRDATGAWLVRLESGKTIGALDVQWQFHELARAHLGGIDEETDWLLESWSFTLEALSNKPESLIGGVDWITKKWLLETFMKSEGIGWDDPWLQSLDLEYHNIDPQKGLFFGVNPAKRIGEWNNSVRQPSASFQPPANTRAAGRAQAVAWFQKNEQPYVINWDSIACDNRDFLVMGNPFETYCDEVARFLSQPRASKSPRSEEPL is encoded by the coding sequence ATGGACCGCGTCGCCGGCATCGAGACGGAATATGGCTGCCTGGTCAGCGGGGAGGAAGGTCGCGCACATACCGACGCCTGGCCCGTGCGGGTGAAGAATTATCTGTTCCGCAAAGCGCAGGCCGGCGCCATCGACCTTCATTATCGCGATTATGAAGAGCCGCCGGGCAATGGCGGGTTTCTCCTGAATGGCGGCCGGCTCTATCTCGATATGGGCCACATCGAGTACGCCTCTCCCGAATGCCTGCATCTGCGCGACGTCATTACCTACGACCTCGCCGGCGACCATCTCCTGCAATCCGCTCTTGAGGCGTTGGACGCCGTCGAGCGGGTCTCGTTCATCAAGAACAATGTCGATCACAACACGGGCGCGACATTTGGCTGCCACGAGAACTATTTGATGAAGCGCGAAGCGCAGTTCACGCCACCCGTTCTCGGGACCCTGCTCGCGTTTCTGGCCACCCGTCAGATTTTCACCGGTGCGGGGCGGGTGGGGCAGGCGAACCCGCTCGCGTTCGACTTCCAACTGCCCCAACCAGAGGTCCAGGTCGATTTCCAGCTGAGCCAGCGAGCGGATCACATCGTGAACGACATCTACCAGTGGGTGCAGTTCAATCGCGCCATCATCAATGCCCGGGACGAGCCGCTGGCCGATTATCGAAAATATCGGCGCCTCCATTTGCTCATCGGCGATTCGAACATGAGCCCATTCGCTACCGCGCTAAAAATCGGGACGACCGCATGCGTTCTTTCGCTCCTGGAAGAAGGTCGCCTCCCGAAGAACCTGATTCTGGCCGATGCCGTCCAAAGCACGCGCGATGTCTCTCGTGATGCGACCGGCGCGTGGCTGGTGCGGCTGGAAAGCGGCAAGACGATCGGTGCGCTCGACGTCCAGTGGCAGTTCCATGAACTGGCCCGCGCTCACCTTGGCGGCATCGATGAGGAAACCGACTGGCTCCTCGAGAGCTGGAGCTTCACGCTCGAAGCGCTCAGCAACAAACCGGAGTCACTGATCGGTGGCGTCGATTGGATCACCAAGAAGTGGTTGCTGGAAACTTTCATGAAATCCGAAGGCATCGGCTGGGACGATCCCTGGCTCCAGAGTCTCGATCTCGAGTATCACAATATCGATCCCCAGAAGGGGTTGTTCTTCGGAGTAAATCCGGCGAAACGGATCGGCGAGTGGAACAACAGCGTCCGGCAGCCGAGCGCCAGCTTCCAACCGCCCGCGAACACCCGCGCGGCCGGTCGCGCCCAGGCCGTCGCCTGGTTTCAGAAAAACGAACAACCGTACGTGATCAACTGGGATTCCATCGCGTGCGACAACCGCGATTTTCTGGTGATGGGAAATCCGTTCGAAACGTATTGCGACGAAGTCGCCCGCTTCCTCTCACAGCCGCGGGCATCCAAATCGCCGCGGAGCGAAGAGCCACTGTAG
- a CDS encoding PDZ domain-containing protein — translation MRAVPRYLVLCAAVLLPSAMLAAPKKEPGPETVVKPKELSLVRVNVTGQPYDYVRPWQKKAPFTKRALGAVLPQGRVLVTADLVANQNYVELERAESGDKSAANVVVIDYESNLALLEPADQKFLEGLVPLQLALDTVVGDRLAAWQLESTGALVVTEGLVTTIQMTRYPADLGQFLTYRISISMQYRDNSYTVPLVKNNKLAGLLLRFDQRTQVVDAIPAPIIAHFLKDAEKSPYQGFPSAGFGFFPTRDPQLRKFAEQTGKPAGVYVTSVDPNSPAAKAGLQVGDIVIAIGNSEIDQNGNYVDPLYGKIEFTNLITARAYAGDTLTVHLQRAGKPMELPFVLEHRNASDYVIPPYNLDKPPLYYVLGGLIFEELSRQYLREWGSNWIKDAPQRFVYKDRFQSELYPEGNRRVVVLTQVLPANTTIGYDEVAYLSVRKVNGQEVKSLKDLAEAVKEPVNGFITIETEEDPKQIALDAAQVEAEAAALQQNYGLPSLQRLE, via the coding sequence ATGAGAGCCGTTCCTCGTTATCTCGTTCTATGCGCCGCGGTCTTGCTTCCGAGTGCGATGCTGGCCGCTCCCAAAAAAGAGCCCGGTCCGGAAACGGTGGTGAAACCAAAGGAACTTTCGCTCGTCCGCGTGAACGTCACTGGGCAGCCGTACGATTACGTGCGGCCATGGCAGAAGAAGGCGCCCTTTACGAAACGCGCTCTCGGTGCCGTCCTTCCGCAAGGTCGCGTCCTGGTGACGGCGGACCTGGTGGCGAACCAAAATTACGTTGAGCTGGAGCGCGCCGAATCGGGCGACAAGAGCGCGGCCAACGTCGTCGTCATCGATTACGAATCGAACCTGGCGCTTCTGGAACCGGCCGACCAAAAATTCCTGGAGGGCCTCGTCCCCCTCCAACTGGCGCTCGACACCGTCGTCGGCGATCGGCTCGCCGCCTGGCAGTTGGAATCAACCGGGGCCCTGGTGGTGACCGAGGGACTTGTCACGACGATCCAGATGACCCGTTACCCGGCTGACCTGGGCCAGTTCCTCACTTATCGGATCAGCATCTCGATGCAGTATCGGGACAACAGCTACACGGTGCCGCTGGTCAAAAATAACAAACTCGCTGGTCTGCTCCTGCGGTTCGACCAGCGAACGCAGGTCGTGGACGCGATTCCAGCGCCGATCATCGCGCATTTCCTCAAGGACGCGGAGAAGAGCCCCTACCAGGGATTTCCATCGGCCGGATTTGGGTTCTTTCCGACGCGCGATCCGCAACTCCGGAAGTTCGCCGAGCAAACCGGGAAACCCGCCGGGGTTTACGTGACGAGCGTCGATCCGAACTCGCCGGCAGCGAAAGCCGGCTTGCAGGTGGGCGACATTGTGATCGCGATTGGGAACAGCGAGATCGATCAAAACGGAAACTATGTCGATCCTCTTTACGGGAAGATTGAATTCACGAATCTGATCACGGCCCGTGCCTACGCTGGTGACACGCTCACGGTTCACCTTCAACGCGCGGGCAAGCCGATGGAATTGCCGTTCGTTCTCGAGCACCGGAACGCGAGCGACTACGTGATTCCTCCCTACAACCTGGACAAGCCTCCCCTCTATTATGTCCTGGGCGGGCTGATTTTTGAGGAGTTGTCCCGTCAATACCTGCGTGAATGGGGCTCAAACTGGATCAAGGACGCGCCCCAGCGGTTCGTCTACAAGGACCGATTCCAATCGGAGCTCTATCCCGAAGGAAATCGGCGGGTAGTGGTTTTGACGCAGGTGCTTCCCGCGAACACGACGATCGGTTACGACGAAGTCGCCTACCTGAGCGTGAGGAAAGTGAACGGCCAGGAAGTGAAGTCGCTCAAGGATTTGGCGGAGGCGGTGAAAGAACCGGTGAACGGTTTCATCACGATCGAGACGGAGGAAGACCCAAAACAGATCGCGCTCGATGCCGCCCAGGTGGAGGCCGAAGCCGCGGCGCTGCAGCAGAATTACGGTCTGCCTTCGTTGCAGCGGCTGGAGTGA
- a CDS encoding trypsin-like peptidase domain-containing protein, protein MRRSLILLSLVSLFAIEVRAQQKTPPAAPGETSAPSVAPAPNIIVAPPAKSNGKIQKSLVRITATEVEPDYRAPWNSGGVQRGIGAGFVIEGNRIMTNAHVVSNSRYLTVERDGDPNKYPATVLFVAHDCDLALLKVSSPDFFKNMVPLTFGGIPELESTVSAYGYPLGGERMSVTTGIVSRIDFQLYTHSSIDSHLAIQISAQINPGNSGGPVMQDAKVVGVAFQGYSGDVAQGVAYMIPTPVIQRFLKDISDGHYDRYVDLGITPIKLQNPSQRRFLGLKDDDRGVLVGTVIAAGPAANSLQAGDVLLAIDDHPIASDGTVELDGARVDMPEVVERKFKGDKVKLDIWRNKAPLSVTIELGSVWPYLYLAHGYDVRPRYVVYGGLLFQPLTLDLMDAYQPTDIRIRHYFDYFVLEQIYLEHPEVVILTNILPDPTNTYLAPYRASIVDEINGKKIRKLNDLADAFAEKADRFVLRMIGDGPPLVLDPKEVESARERIKTRYNVVAEQNLEEQPSKPTPADQTKS, encoded by the coding sequence ATGAGGCGTAGCCTAATTTTGTTGTCGCTTGTGTCGTTGTTCGCGATTGAAGTGCGCGCGCAACAGAAGACCCCGCCGGCGGCTCCCGGGGAAACGTCGGCCCCCTCGGTCGCCCCCGCGCCGAACATCATCGTGGCGCCGCCCGCCAAATCGAACGGCAAGATTCAAAAAAGCCTGGTCCGAATTACGGCGACGGAAGTGGAACCGGATTACCGCGCCCCGTGGAATTCGGGCGGCGTGCAGCGCGGCATCGGCGCGGGATTCGTGATCGAGGGCAATCGCATCATGACGAACGCGCACGTCGTCAGCAACAGCCGCTACCTTACCGTGGAGCGGGATGGCGACCCGAATAAATATCCGGCCACGGTTCTGTTCGTGGCGCATGATTGCGATCTGGCGCTGCTGAAAGTTTCGTCGCCCGATTTCTTCAAGAACATGGTGCCGCTTACCTTCGGGGGAATTCCGGAACTGGAATCCACCGTTTCCGCCTACGGTTATCCCCTCGGCGGCGAGCGCATGTCCGTGACGACAGGCATCGTCTCGCGGATCGACTTCCAGCTTTACACCCATTCGTCAATCGACTCACACCTCGCCATTCAGATCAGCGCGCAGATTAATCCCGGGAACAGCGGCGGCCCGGTCATGCAGGACGCGAAAGTTGTGGGGGTTGCGTTCCAAGGTTACAGCGGCGACGTCGCCCAAGGCGTCGCTTACATGATTCCGACGCCGGTGATTCAGCGTTTTCTCAAGGACATTAGCGATGGACATTACGATCGTTATGTCGACCTGGGGATCACTCCCATAAAACTGCAGAATCCTTCCCAGCGCCGTTTCCTGGGATTGAAGGACGACGATCGCGGCGTCCTCGTCGGGACGGTGATAGCGGCCGGGCCCGCGGCAAACTCGCTTCAGGCTGGGGACGTCCTTCTCGCGATCGACGATCATCCCATCGCGAGTGACGGCACCGTCGAGCTCGATGGGGCGCGGGTCGACATGCCGGAAGTGGTCGAACGGAAGTTTAAAGGGGACAAGGTGAAGCTCGATATCTGGCGAAACAAAGCGCCGCTCAGCGTGACGATCGAGCTGGGCTCGGTCTGGCCTTATCTTTATCTCGCGCACGGTTACGATGTTCGGCCGCGTTATGTCGTCTACGGGGGGCTCTTATTTCAGCCGCTCACCCTCGATTTGATGGACGCGTATCAACCGACCGATATCCGGATCCGGCATTACTTCGATTACTTTGTTCTCGAACAAATCTATCTGGAACACCCCGAAGTAGTCATCCTGACCAATATCCTGCCGGATCCCACCAACACCTATCTCGCTCCCTACCGCGCCAGCATCGTGGACGAGATCAACGGGAAAAAAATCCGGAAGCTGAACGATTTGGCGGATGCATTCGCCGAGAAAGCGGACCGCTTTGTCCTCCGGATGATCGGTGACGGCCCGCCGCTGGTGCTCGATCCGAAGGAAGTGGAATCGGCGCGGGAGCGAATCAAGACGCGCTACAACGTCGTCGCGGAACAAAATCTCGAAGAGCAACCGAGCAAACCAACGCCGGCCGACCAAACCAAAAGCTGA
- a CDS encoding cation diffusion facilitator family transporter has translation MHSHDHSGHSHGPPNNNAAFAIGVSLNLGFVIVEFGYGLAAHSLALISDAGHNLSDVFCLLLAWGATQLTKAAPTSRRTYGWRRSSILAALVNAVILLVVVGGIVVEAIRRFAHPEDVAGGTVMLVAGIGIVINTATALLFMAGRKHDLNVKGAFLHMVGDAAVSAGVVAAAFAIKLTNWQWLDPAVSLAIGAVIVWGTWGLLRESINLSMDAVPEGIDPHAVENYLANLTGVTAVHDLHIWAMSTTEVALTVHLVMEEAPRSDSFLHEVSDTLNNRFGIGHATTQIECGHCERDCRQAPVHVV, from the coding sequence GTGCACAGTCACGATCACTCCGGGCATTCGCACGGGCCGCCTAATAACAATGCGGCGTTTGCGATTGGGGTGAGTTTGAACCTGGGGTTCGTGATCGTGGAGTTTGGGTATGGGCTTGCGGCGCATTCGCTCGCCTTGATCTCGGACGCAGGGCACAACTTGAGCGACGTTTTTTGTCTGCTCCTTGCCTGGGGGGCGACCCAATTGACGAAAGCCGCGCCGACGTCGCGCCGCACCTATGGGTGGCGTCGCTCGTCGATTCTCGCCGCGCTCGTGAATGCGGTGATTTTATTGGTGGTGGTGGGCGGCATCGTGGTCGAGGCCATCCGGCGCTTTGCTCACCCCGAAGATGTGGCCGGTGGAACGGTGATGCTGGTGGCCGGGATCGGAATCGTGATCAATACCGCAACGGCTCTGTTGTTCATGGCCGGGCGGAAACACGACCTGAATGTGAAGGGAGCGTTTTTGCACATGGTCGGCGACGCGGCAGTGTCGGCGGGCGTGGTGGCGGCAGCCTTCGCGATCAAGCTGACAAACTGGCAATGGCTCGACCCGGCGGTGAGTCTGGCGATCGGCGCGGTGATCGTCTGGGGGACATGGGGATTGCTGCGGGAATCGATCAATCTTTCGATGGATGCGGTGCCGGAGGGGATCGATCCGCATGCGGTGGAAAATTATCTGGCGAATCTCACGGGGGTGACGGCGGTGCACGATCTCCATATCTGGGCGATGAGCACCACGGAAGTCGCGCTCACGGTGCATCTCGTGATGGAAGAGGCGCCCCGCAGCGATTCGTTTCTCCACGAGGTCAGCGACACGTTGAACAATCGGTTCGGAATCGGACACGCGACGACGCAGATCGAATGCGGCCATTGCGAGCGCGATTGCCGGCAGGCGCCGGTGCATGTGGTTTAG
- a CDS encoding acyltransferase, which produces MSNVNSERRVEGDWWAEPIPPNVVFGDGFYCESAQVFRHLKSKAPGAVVFGNHVSVYGGCSFSVGAKGHCTVGDFTLLNGALVMAEDRIEIGSHCLISWNVGIADSDFHPLAPAQRIIDAHALAPFFKDRPPRPEIRTAPVVISDNVWIGMNAVILKGVTIGENSVVAAGAVVTKSVPPNVVVAGNPAVITKQLDA; this is translated from the coding sequence ATGAGCAACGTCAATAGCGAGCGGCGAGTCGAAGGCGATTGGTGGGCCGAACCCATTCCGCCCAACGTCGTTTTCGGTGACGGGTTTTACTGCGAGAGCGCGCAGGTCTTCCGGCATCTGAAAAGCAAGGCGCCGGGCGCCGTCGTCTTCGGTAATCACGTCTCGGTTTACGGCGGCTGCTCCTTTTCCGTGGGGGCGAAGGGCCATTGCACCGTAGGAGACTTTACGCTGCTGAATGGGGCGCTGGTCATGGCGGAAGACCGGATCGAGATCGGTTCGCATTGCCTCATCTCCTGGAATGTCGGCATCGCCGATTCCGATTTTCACCCGCTCGCCCCGGCGCAGCGGATCATCGACGCCCACGCCCTGGCGCCCTTTTTCAAGGATCGCCCGCCGCGTCCCGAGATTCGCACCGCGCCGGTCGTCATATCCGACAACGTCTGGATTGGCATGAACGCCGTCATTCTCAAAGGCGTGACGATTGGCGAGAATTCCGTCGTTGCGGCCGGGGCGGTTGTTACGAAAAGCGTGCCTCCCAATGTCGTCGTCGCCGGAAATCCGGCCGTCATCACGAAACAGCTCGATGCCTGA
- a CDS encoding ABC transporter ATP-binding protein — MSIYRRVLRYYRPFLGQTALGLILSLLAIALSLLRPWPFKIIVDDVLQANPHARFGSSPKLIPLLCLSLVVIQILWGLLNLASNYLFVKIGLEALLKLRTDLYAYLQSLSLKYHDARRSSDSSFRVAYDSQSVQTIYNKGFTNIFGSAITLVGTFCIMARIDWQLTLLSLGVVPAIVGAIYFFAHRIRRDSTTIQEQESALLAQAQEGLSSVRMVHAFGREEWEVRQFHLQAQQSLHANLRLTLTNVNSALVISTLMVMGTAAMYYLGTLHVLAGTLSLGSLLVFSAYLLMLYQPLESLTYTAWAMEGATAGAKRCFEVLDRADDVVDASDAVKISETGGALGFESVGFSYGTERAVLHGINLSVAPNQIVAVVGGTGAGKSTLLSLVPRFYDPNTGSVTLDGRDLRSITKKSLRAKIAIVLQDTLLFSTTIRENIAYGRPDATEDEIREAARRAQADEFISRLPGGYDSPVGERGGHLSVGQRQRIGIARAFLKDAPILLLDEPTSALDPSTEAAIMETIKELMQGRTTLIVTHRLATIHRVDRIVVLDQGRIVEQGSGPDLVAQGGVYAKLYASGNYPT, encoded by the coding sequence ATGTCGATTTATCGTCGCGTTCTCCGTTATTACCGGCCGTTCCTGGGGCAAACCGCCCTCGGCCTGATTCTTTCGCTCCTGGCGATCGCTCTGAGTCTGCTCAGGCCGTGGCCGTTCAAGATCATCGTGGACGACGTCTTGCAGGCGAATCCCCATGCCCGGTTTGGGAGTTCGCCCAAGCTGATTCCCCTGCTCTGCCTCTCCCTCGTCGTAATCCAGATTCTTTGGGGACTGCTCAATCTCGCGAGCAATTATCTCTTCGTGAAGATCGGCCTCGAGGCGCTGTTGAAATTGCGCACCGACCTTTACGCCTATCTGCAATCGCTTTCCCTGAAGTATCACGACGCCCGGCGCTCCAGCGATTCGAGCTTTCGGGTCGCCTATGATTCGCAGTCCGTCCAGACGATCTACAACAAAGGCTTTACCAACATTTTCGGGTCCGCCATTACCCTCGTGGGCACCTTCTGCATCATGGCCCGGATCGACTGGCAATTGACGCTGCTCTCGCTCGGGGTCGTCCCGGCTATCGTTGGCGCGATATATTTCTTCGCGCATCGAATCCGGCGCGATTCGACGACGATCCAGGAACAGGAAAGCGCCCTCCTGGCCCAGGCCCAGGAAGGTTTGAGTTCGGTGCGCATGGTCCATGCCTTCGGGCGTGAGGAATGGGAGGTGCGCCAGTTCCATTTACAGGCGCAACAGAGCTTGCACGCCAATCTGCGGCTGACTCTGACGAACGTTAACAGCGCCCTGGTCATCAGCACGTTGATGGTGATGGGGACCGCCGCCATGTATTACCTCGGCACCCTCCACGTCCTCGCCGGAACGCTCTCGCTCGGCTCGCTGCTCGTTTTCAGCGCCTACCTCCTCATGCTTTATCAGCCGCTCGAATCGCTCACTTACACGGCATGGGCAATGGAGGGCGCCACGGCTGGGGCAAAACGTTGTTTCGAAGTTCTGGATCGCGCGGATGATGTTGTCGATGCGTCTGATGCTGTTAAGATTAGCGAAACAGGCGGAGCACTCGGATTCGAAAGCGTGGGTTTCAGTTATGGAACGGAGCGGGCTGTCCTTCACGGGATCAATTTGTCGGTCGCGCCCAACCAAATTGTCGCCGTCGTTGGGGGGACCGGGGCCGGCAAGAGCACCCTGCTTAGCCTCGTCCCGCGTTTCTACGATCCCAACACGGGCAGTGTCACGCTGGATGGGCGCGACTTGCGGTCCATTACCAAGAAATCGCTCCGCGCCAAAATCGCCATCGTGCTGCAGGACACTCTCCTTTTTTCGACGACGATTCGCGAGAACATTGCCTACGGCCGGCCGGATGCGACCGAGGACGAAATCCGCGAGGCTGCCCGGCGCGCCCAGGCTGACGAATTCATCAGCCGCCTGCCCGGGGGTTACGACAGCCCGGTCGGCGAGCGGGGCGGCCACCTGAGCGTCGGCCAGAGACAACGCATCGGGATTGCCCGGGCCTTCCTGAAGGATGCGCCGATCCTGCTCTTGGACGAGCCTACCTCCGCGCTCGATCCCAGCACCGAAGCTGCCATCATGGAGACGATCAAGGAACTGATGCAGGGCCGCACCACTCTCATCGTCACGCATCGCCTCGCGACGATCCATCGCGTCGATCGGATCGTCGTGCTCGACCAAGGTCGGATCGTCGAGCAAGGGAGCGGACCGGACCTGGTCGCCCAAGGCGGTGTTTACGCGAAACTATACGCCTCCGGGAACTATCCGACGTGA
- a CDS encoding DedA family protein yields MHHLLEIWFGWVQDWGYVGIIVLMAMESSIFPVPSELVIPPAAFLAAEGKLNVYGVVAAGTFGSWVGAAASYWVALWLGRVVIARWGRYFFINEAKLERAERWLHRYELGGIFFARLLPVIRHLISFPAGLIRMDFAKFSLMTIIGSAIWCSVLAWFGQTVITRQMVESKDVGALVTAVKQSQNFHYILIAIVVLTLLYFAVMRLTARPGAKER; encoded by the coding sequence ATGCATCATCTCCTCGAAATCTGGTTCGGCTGGGTCCAAGACTGGGGCTACGTTGGGATCATTGTTCTGATGGCAATGGAAAGCTCGATCTTTCCGGTCCCGAGCGAGCTGGTCATTCCGCCGGCGGCATTTCTCGCAGCCGAGGGAAAACTGAATGTGTATGGGGTGGTGGCAGCGGGAACATTTGGCTCATGGGTGGGCGCCGCGGCGAGCTATTGGGTCGCACTTTGGCTCGGCCGCGTGGTGATCGCGCGCTGGGGCCGCTATTTTTTCATCAACGAAGCCAAGCTGGAACGGGCCGAGCGCTGGCTGCACCGGTATGAGCTGGGCGGAATCTTCTTCGCCCGGCTGCTGCCGGTCATTCGGCACCTCATTTCCTTCCCGGCGGGGCTGATTCGAATGGATTTCGCGAAGTTCAGCCTGATGACGATCATCGGATCGGCCATCTGGTGTTCGGTCCTGGCCTGGTTCGGCCAGACGGTGATTACGCGGCAAATGGTGGAATCCAAGGACGTTGGAGCCCTGGTCACGGCCGTGAAGCAGAGCCAGAACTTCCATTACATCCTCATTGCCATAGTGGTTTTGACGCTCCTTTACTTCGCCGTCATGCGGCTGACAGCTCGCCCCGGCGCAAAAGAGCGCTGA
- the purB gene encoding adenylosuccinate lyase: protein MIDRYSRPAMRELWSDKRKFEIWLEIETLACEAMAELGQIPKEDAAEIRKRARFSIPEIAEIERRTNHDVIAFLENVATSVGPAARWIHQGLTSSDVLDTTLAVQLTEACGILAEGLAALRKAVAAQAQRFKMTPMIGRSHGIHAEPITFGLKLALMFDEFGRAEERLAQTKERIRVGKLSGAVGTHAHLDPEIERRVCERLGLKAANISTQIIQRDRHAEFGTTLALIASSIDRWATEFRHLQRTEVLEVEEYFAEGQKGSSAMPHKRNPITGERLSGLARVLRGNAIVGLENVALWHERDISHSSAERIVLPDSCILLDYMLAKTSELVSGLQVYPERMQQNLELSKGLYFSQSVLLALTRAGAERKSAYEAVQRAAMKTWKGSDSFRENAKQEPEITARLSPAEIDSLCSLDVHLRHVNDTFRAVGLV from the coding sequence GTGATCGATCGTTATTCCCGGCCGGCGATGCGCGAGCTTTGGTCGGACAAGCGCAAATTCGAAATCTGGCTGGAAATTGAGACCCTGGCCTGTGAAGCGATGGCCGAGCTCGGCCAGATTCCCAAGGAGGACGCCGCGGAAATCCGAAAGCGGGCGCGCTTTTCGATTCCGGAGATTGCGGAAATCGAGAGGCGCACCAATCACGACGTCATCGCGTTCTTGGAGAACGTCGCCACTTCAGTCGGTCCGGCAGCCCGCTGGATTCACCAGGGACTCACCTCCTCCGACGTGCTCGACACGACGCTGGCCGTCCAACTGACGGAGGCATGCGGAATTCTTGCCGAGGGGCTGGCTGCCTTGAGGAAAGCGGTCGCAGCGCAGGCCCAGCGCTTCAAGATGACCCCGATGATCGGGCGCAGCCATGGCATTCACGCCGAGCCGATCACTTTCGGGCTGAAGCTCGCCTTGATGTTTGACGAATTCGGACGGGCGGAAGAGCGGCTGGCGCAAACCAAGGAACGGATCCGGGTTGGAAAACTCAGCGGCGCGGTGGGTACGCACGCCCATCTTGATCCGGAAATCGAACGCAGGGTTTGTGAGCGGCTCGGATTGAAAGCGGCAAATATTTCCACGCAGATCATTCAGCGCGATCGCCATGCTGAATTCGGCACGACGCTGGCGCTGATCGCGTCGAGTATTGACCGCTGGGCGACGGAGTTCCGCCATTTGCAGCGCACCGAGGTCCTGGAGGTCGAGGAGTATTTTGCCGAGGGCCAGAAAGGCAGTTCGGCCATGCCGCACAAGCGGAATCCCATCACCGGGGAACGGCTCAGCGGTCTGGCACGAGTGCTTCGCGGAAACGCGATCGTCGGCCTGGAGAACGTCGCGCTCTGGCACGAACGCGACATCAGCCATTCCAGCGCGGAGCGAATCGTTCTTCCCGATTCCTGCATCCTGCTCGACTACATGCTGGCCAAGACGAGCGAGCTCGTCTCGGGCTTGCAGGTTTATCCGGAGCGCATGCAGCAAAACCTGGAGCTGAGCAAAGGGCTTTACTTCAGCCAGTCGGTGTTGCTCGCGCTGACGCGGGCTGGCGCCGAGCGGAAGAGCGCCTACGAAGCGGTGCAACGCGCGGCGATGAAGACCTGGAAAGGTTCCGATTCATTCCGGGAGAATGCGAAACAGGAACCGGAGATTACGGCGCGGCTTTCGCCGGCGGAGATCGACTCCCTTTGTTCGCTCGACGTTCACCTGCGCCACGTGAACGACACTTTTCGCGCGGTGGGCCTGGTATAA